A stretch of the Polynucleobacter tropicus genome encodes the following:
- a CDS encoding glycosyltransferase family 25 protein, with translation MGMQAPIQVFVISLQRSMDRREAVKKQLERFSIPWKFIDAVDGRLLAQMPPSYQAIKVKLLQGYELTPGEIGCFLSHIEAWKLCVENDYTTLVFEDDFQVTENIEQVIRDLIDISDQWSLVRLSGIYETKHEVLRHRQGYDLVRNLAEPCGTAAYMIQPDAAKILLKNAAYIYEPVDHYLEHYFKHGLRILAAKPYPIRLSHSKSTITDRFDRKPVKGLRKTMRSVLRWMDRSFSPSPWFPKP, from the coding sequence ATGGGCATGCAGGCACCGATTCAAGTATTTGTAATTTCGCTACAGCGCTCGATGGATAGAAGAGAGGCTGTTAAAAAACAATTAGAGCGTTTTTCTATTCCATGGAAATTTATTGATGCAGTTGATGGTCGCCTGCTTGCTCAGATGCCACCAAGTTATCAAGCAATCAAAGTCAAGTTATTACAAGGTTACGAATTGACGCCCGGTGAAATTGGGTGTTTTTTGTCCCACATTGAAGCATGGAAGCTGTGTGTCGAGAATGATTACACCACTCTCGTTTTTGAAGATGACTTTCAGGTAACGGAAAATATTGAACAGGTGATTCGAGATTTGATTGACATCTCAGATCAATGGAGTTTAGTAAGACTGTCCGGAATATATGAAACAAAGCATGAGGTTTTGAGGCATAGGCAAGGATATGACTTGGTGAGAAATCTTGCTGAGCCATGTGGAACTGCCGCTTATATGATTCAGCCAGATGCAGCCAAAATTTTATTAAAAAATGCTGCCTATATATACGAGCCTGTTGACCATTATTTGGAGCATTACTTTAAGCATGGTCTAAGAATTTTGGCAGCTAAGCCTTATCCAATTAGGCTGTCCCATAGTAAATCTACTATTACAGATCGCTTTGACAGAAAGCCAGTAAAGGGTCTACGTAAAACGATGCGATCGGTTCTTCGATGGATGGATCGATCCTTCAGTCCTTCCCCATGGTTTCCTAAGCCTTAG
- a CDS encoding YdcF family protein has protein sequence MDTIFFILSKVVQCCIEPLNWVLFFVVLGLIFLLLRKPHLCRRFLLLAIFDLLVVGWLPASEVFLQALENRVPKTFLTQVSEKDIGGIIILGGAVEGGQIALDRGEVSIGSAAERVTKAFELIRKYPDLPFIFSGYSGRVNPQGMSEAEAFKQLIAEQGLAEVTQKTAHYENQSRNTYENVLYMRPMIAEYGQKNDSGALKPWLLVTSASHMFRSVKIFEKQGVDVIPLPVDYQTANALTWNAFDLTEGARNWNNLLHEVVGLLAYSITGKI, from the coding sequence ATGGATACGATCTTTTTTATTCTCTCGAAGGTAGTGCAGTGCTGCATAGAGCCGCTGAATTGGGTTCTTTTTTTTGTTGTGCTGGGGCTGATATTCCTGCTACTGAGAAAGCCCCATCTATGCCGACGTTTTTTGCTTTTAGCGATTTTTGATTTATTGGTTGTGGGATGGCTTCCAGCTTCTGAAGTATTTTTGCAAGCGCTTGAAAATAGAGTTCCCAAAACATTCCTTACTCAAGTATCAGAAAAAGACATTGGGGGCATCATCATCTTGGGTGGCGCTGTAGAGGGGGGTCAAATTGCACTCGATCGAGGTGAGGTTTCAATTGGTTCTGCAGCAGAGCGAGTAACAAAAGCATTTGAGCTCATTCGAAAATATCCAGACTTACCATTTATTTTTAGTGGGTATTCAGGAAGGGTGAATCCCCAGGGGATGTCAGAGGCAGAAGCATTTAAGCAATTAATCGCAGAACAGGGTTTGGCAGAGGTTACTCAAAAAACAGCGCACTACGAGAATCAATCTCGTAATACCTATGAAAATGTGCTCTATATGAGACCGATGATTGCAGAGTATGGTCAGAAAAACGATTCAGGCGCCCTAAAGCCTTGGCTTCTAGTTACTTCCGCCAGTCATATGTTCCGCTCTGTCAAAATCTTTGAAAAACAGGGTGTTGACGTTATTCCATTGCCCGTTGACTATCAAACTGCTAACGCTCTAACTTGGAATGCTTTTGATTTAACTGAGGGCGCTCGCAATTGGAATAATCTGCTTCATGAGGTAGTTGGTTTATTGGCCTATTCGATTACTGGAAAAATCTAG
- a CDS encoding aspartate carbamoyltransferase catalytic subunit, which yields MGAENSLVNQFNAAGELTHLLTLEGLPKEQILHILDTAKQFVSVTDPAREVKKVPLLRGRSVFNLFFENSTRTRTTFEIAAKRLSADVINLDISTSSTAKGESLLDTIDNLVAMQADIFVVRHSVSRAPIEIANHVPAHVHVVNAGDGSHQHPTQGLLDMYTMRHFKHNFKGLKVAIVGDIVHSRVAKSNIHALTTLGCEDIRAIGPESLLPSDLDMLGVKVFHSMEEGLKDVDVVMTLRIQKERMEAGQVPEGDAFFQQYGLTPTRLALAKSDAIVMHPGPMNRGVEIDSAVADGPQSVILNQVTFGIAVRMAVMSIVAGN from the coding sequence ATGGGTGCTGAAAACAGTCTTGTAAATCAATTTAATGCCGCTGGAGAGTTGACACATCTTTTAACCTTGGAAGGTTTGCCAAAAGAGCAGATACTTCACATTCTTGATACTGCAAAGCAGTTTGTGAGCGTGACTGATCCAGCAAGAGAAGTGAAGAAAGTCCCACTGCTCAGAGGGAGGAGTGTTTTTAATCTCTTTTTTGAGAACTCTACTCGCACTCGCACCACTTTTGAGATTGCTGCTAAGCGTCTTTCTGCTGACGTTATCAATTTAGATATTTCTACTTCATCAACAGCAAAGGGCGAAAGCCTGCTGGATACCATCGACAATCTTGTAGCAATGCAAGCGGATATCTTTGTTGTACGCCATAGCGTTTCTCGGGCGCCTATTGAGATTGCTAATCATGTTCCTGCTCATGTTCATGTGGTCAATGCAGGGGATGGCAGTCACCAGCATCCAACCCAAGGATTGCTGGACATGTATACGATGCGTCACTTTAAGCACAATTTTAAAGGGCTAAAAGTGGCTATCGTTGGCGACATTGTTCATAGTCGGGTTGCAAAGTCGAACATTCACGCCCTCACCACTTTAGGGTGTGAAGATATTCGTGCGATCGGTCCTGAAAGCCTGCTGCCTAGCGATCTTGATATGTTGGGCGTTAAGGTCTTCCATAGCATGGAAGAGGGTCTAAAGGATGTTGATGTGGTGATGACCCTCCGAATTCAGAAAGAGCGCATGGAAGCCGGTCAGGTGCCTGAAGGAGATGCATTCTTTCAGCAGTATGGTCTGACCCCAACCCGTTTGGCGCTGGCTAAGTCAGATGCGATTGTGATGCATCCCGGTCCAATGAATCGCGGTGTAGAAATTGATTCAGCTGTAGCTGATGGGCCTCAGTCGGTGATTCTGAATCAAGTCACTTTTGGTATCGCGGTTCGTATGGCGGTAATGTCAATTGTTGCTGGCAACTAA
- a CDS encoding YqgE/AlgH family protein: MPGMVDPNFANSVVYLFEHNERGAMGLVVNKPTEVNLATLFDKIELKLEIAPLLDQPVYFGGPVQIERGFVLHESNPHLSYSSSLIIPGGLTMTTSKDVLEAVALGNGPRKFLMTLGYAGWGAGQLEEEITLNGWMNVPLSHEQMTEVIFNTPSSQRYEKTMRHLGFDLSHLSGEAGHA; encoded by the coding sequence ATGCCAGGCATGGTCGATCCAAATTTCGCTAATTCAGTGGTATATCTGTTTGAGCATAATGAGCGCGGTGCCATGGGCTTGGTTGTTAATAAGCCCACTGAGGTCAATCTCGCTACTTTATTTGACAAGATTGAACTCAAGTTAGAGATCGCCCCCTTATTGGATCAGCCAGTCTATTTTGGTGGCCCTGTTCAAATTGAGAGAGGTTTTGTTCTGCATGAGTCCAACCCCCATCTTTCATATAGCTCCTCTCTGATCATTCCAGGCGGCCTCACCATGACAACCTCTAAAGATGTTCTTGAGGCCGTAGCTCTGGGTAATGGACCGAGAAAATTTTTGATGACTCTGGGCTATGCAGGTTGGGGCGCAGGACAGCTTGAAGAAGAAATCACTCTCAATGGCTGGATGAATGTTCCTTTATCCCATGAGCAAATGACGGAGGTCATATTCAATACACCATCAAGCCAGCGTTATGAAAAGACAATGCGTCATTTAGGCTTTGATTTGTCTCATCTCTCTGGGGAGGCTGGGCATGCCTAG
- a CDS encoding DUF6492 family protein, with protein MKDIVLYCKSYRRDFLRLKRLLDSIKKFNQDQIPFYISTPEDQYPELITILGEGNDYHWVSDEAIVASNPRAPLGIEKTRSGGLAQQAIKSEFWRLGLAENYVCLDSDCVFIKPFHRSDFLAADGNPYTVIYQNKEFFQLSINRNHAKVVRNLELEGDTVKALFGRNGPNYYCPCPPFIWSAKVWRSLDEHLLAPQNMTFWDISSDDHPETLLYLEALLKYQAIPLRPIEQLFRIYYYDWQFYVLRRLGEAPAKLTKNYLGVIYQSNWDPGMDFGATQKSMLSRALKSVKRFGRYLESYF; from the coding sequence TTGAAAGATATCGTTCTCTATTGCAAGTCTTACCGTCGAGATTTTCTCCGGTTAAAACGCTTGCTTGATTCAATCAAGAAATTTAATCAAGATCAAATACCTTTTTATATTTCTACGCCTGAAGATCAGTATCCAGAATTAATTACTATTTTGGGGGAAGGCAATGATTACCATTGGGTATCGGATGAGGCAATTGTGGCCAGCAATCCTAGGGCACCTCTGGGAATTGAAAAGACTCGATCTGGAGGTTTGGCCCAACAGGCGATAAAGTCGGAATTTTGGAGGCTGGGGCTTGCTGAAAATTATGTTTGCCTTGATTCTGATTGCGTATTTATTAAGCCATTTCATCGGTCTGATTTTTTGGCTGCTGATGGCAATCCTTACACTGTCATTTATCAAAATAAAGAGTTTTTTCAGCTTTCGATCAACCGGAATCATGCAAAAGTAGTTCGCAACCTTGAGCTGGAGGGCGATACCGTAAAAGCTTTGTTCGGTAGAAATGGACCAAATTATTACTGCCCGTGCCCACCATTTATTTGGTCGGCAAAAGTGTGGCGTTCGCTAGATGAGCATTTACTTGCTCCGCAAAATATGACGTTTTGGGATATCTCAAGTGACGATCATCCAGAAACACTTTTGTATCTAGAAGCCCTATTGAAATACCAGGCAATACCCTTGCGCCCCATCGAGCAGTTATTCAGAATCTATTACTACGATTGGCAGTTTTATGTTCTGCGCAGGCTGGGGGAGGCACCAGCAAAATTAACGAAGAACTATTTAGGTGTAATTTATCAATCAAATTGGGATCCGGGCATGGATTTTGGGGCGACTCAAAAATCAATGCTTTCTCGAGCCTTGAAGTCAGTCAAGCGATTTGGGCGCTATTTAGAAAGCTATTTTTAG
- the pyrR gene encoding bifunctional pyr operon transcriptional regulator/uracil phosphoribosyltransferase PyrR: protein MNAELLYGKLLDALRKRMQQGSFELAGLAMGGAWIAERLAKDLGLPHYGVINVAFHRDDYAEKGMTALRTASTMTTNLPFDVNGANVILIDDVLFTGRTVRAALNELFDFGRPAQVELMVLADRGNRELPVSANFEGQQVQVPDKQILVLEKDSAGKFSFQLEERE, encoded by the coding sequence ATGAATGCTGAATTGTTATACGGAAAGTTGTTAGATGCTCTGCGGAAAAGAATGCAGCAAGGTTCTTTTGAATTAGCAGGCTTAGCAATGGGTGGTGCATGGATTGCGGAACGTTTAGCCAAAGATTTGGGTTTGCCTCACTATGGTGTGATTAATGTGGCTTTTCATCGTGATGATTATGCTGAGAAAGGTATGACTGCTTTGCGCACGGCAAGCACTATGACTACCAATCTGCCATTTGATGTCAACGGCGCGAATGTTATTTTGATTGATGATGTTTTGTTTACCGGAAGAACGGTACGGGCCGCTTTAAATGAGTTGTTTGATTTTGGTCGTCCTGCGCAAGTTGAGTTGATGGTTCTTGCAGATCGGGGAAATCGTGAGCTACCGGTAAGCGCTAACTTTGAAGGCCAGCAAGTACAAGTGCCAGACAAGCAGATCTTAGTTCTAGAAAAAGATTCCGCTGGGAAATTCAGTTTTCAGCTAGAGGAGCGTGAATAA
- the hemL gene encoding glutamate-1-semialdehyde 2,1-aminomutase, whose translation MSQNDALFERAQKTIPGGVNSPVRAFRQVGGTPRFVTRAQGPYFWDADNKQYIDLIMSWGPMIVGHAHPEVVEAVKKAAETSFSYGAPTEGEIELAERICQLMPSIEQVRMVSSGTEAAMSALRLARGYTGRDLIIKFEGCYHGHADSLLVKAGSGLLTFADSTQNAPSSGGVPQDLVKHTLVLPYNDVAAFEEVFKKQGDQIAAVILEPIAGNMNLIQPSGEFLSVIRNLTSKYGSVLIYDEVMTGFRVALGGAQSLQGVIPDLTCLGKVMGGGMPMAAFGGKKEIMSKLAPLGNVYQAGTLSGNPVAVAAGLKTLEIVSREGFYECLGEQTQKLMQGLKQAANKVNLPFAVDSVGGMFGFYFADQVPTSYEAVTKTNIEAFKKFFHLMLDEGVYLAPSAYEAGFTSIAHTNEVIDAIISAAEKSFQKLK comes from the coding sequence GTGAGTCAAAACGATGCCTTATTTGAACGCGCACAGAAAACCATTCCTGGGGGCGTGAACTCACCAGTACGGGCATTTCGTCAGGTGGGTGGTACCCCACGTTTTGTCACTAGAGCGCAAGGCCCTTATTTTTGGGATGCAGACAATAAGCAATATATTGATCTGATTATGTCCTGGGGCCCAATGATTGTGGGCCATGCTCATCCAGAGGTGGTTGAGGCGGTCAAAAAAGCTGCAGAGACTAGCTTTAGTTATGGCGCTCCAACCGAAGGTGAAATCGAATTGGCAGAGCGTATTTGCCAATTGATGCCTAGTATTGAGCAAGTGCGTATGGTTTCTAGTGGCACCGAGGCAGCTATGAGCGCCTTGCGTTTAGCTCGCGGTTATACAGGTCGTGACTTGATTATCAAATTCGAGGGCTGCTATCACGGGCATGCTGATAGCTTATTGGTAAAGGCGGGTTCGGGGCTACTGACTTTTGCTGACTCAACTCAAAATGCGCCATCCTCTGGCGGAGTGCCACAAGATTTAGTGAAACACACCTTGGTGTTGCCATATAACGATGTTGCAGCATTTGAAGAAGTATTTAAAAAGCAGGGTGATCAAATTGCGGCAGTCATATTGGAGCCAATTGCTGGCAATATGAATTTGATTCAGCCATCTGGAGAATTTTTATCAGTTATCCGTAATCTCACTAGCAAATATGGCAGCGTTTTAATCTATGACGAAGTCATGACTGGCTTTAGGGTGGCCCTTGGTGGTGCTCAGTCCTTGCAGGGTGTTATTCCTGATTTAACTTGCCTAGGTAAGGTCATGGGTGGTGGTATGCCAATGGCAGCATTTGGCGGTAAAAAAGAAATCATGTCGAAGTTAGCCCCCTTGGGAAATGTTTATCAGGCCGGTACTTTGTCCGGCAACCCAGTGGCAGTTGCAGCAGGTTTGAAGACCTTAGAGATTGTGTCTCGCGAAGGGTTTTATGAATGTCTCGGCGAGCAAACTCAAAAACTCATGCAAGGCTTAAAGCAGGCTGCCAACAAGGTAAATCTTCCATTTGCTGTTGATAGCGTAGGTGGCATGTTTGGCTTTTATTTTGCCGATCAAGTACCAACCTCATATGAGGCTGTTACAAAGACCAATATTGAGGCATTTAAAAAGTTTTTCCACCTCATGCTTGATGAAGGGGTGTACTTAGCGCCATCAGCATATGAGGCGGGTTTTACTTCAATAGCTCATACCAACGAAGTAATTGATGCAATTATTTCTGCTGCAGAGAAGTCATTTCAGAAACTAAAGTAA
- the ruvX gene encoding Holliday junction resolvase RuvX: protein MPSKAVSEMSQAVTVMAFDYGLRRVGVAVGNAFTKAGQPLKTIAAPNVDALFREIQGLVKDWQPQQLVVGRPVYPDGAEHEMTAKATRFGNQLHGRLHLPVAWVDERYTSAILEGDPKMRDNLDAHSATLILEQYFAEKFQS, encoded by the coding sequence ATGCCTAGCAAGGCGGTTTCCGAAATGAGTCAGGCGGTGACGGTAATGGCATTTGATTATGGTTTGCGGCGTGTTGGAGTGGCTGTGGGTAATGCATTTACAAAAGCGGGGCAGCCACTTAAGACGATCGCAGCCCCAAACGTAGATGCCTTGTTTCGGGAAATCCAAGGCCTTGTCAAAGACTGGCAGCCTCAACAGCTAGTTGTTGGTCGCCCTGTGTATCCGGATGGTGCAGAGCACGAAATGACTGCAAAGGCCACTCGCTTTGGCAATCAACTGCATGGAAGGCTGCATTTACCGGTTGCTTGGGTAGATGAGCGTTACACATCGGCAATTTTGGAGGGTGATCCTAAGATGCGGGACAATCTAGATGCCCACTCTGCAACTTTGATTTTGGAGCAATACTTTGCGGAAAAGTTTCAGTCTTGA
- a CDS encoding glycosyltransferase produces the protein MATEIPVLTARKSWLILSHGFNMDGRASSLTITDKIPYFLEAGVKPVVFSAITGIKDQRFPHRQFLAWGPAAFRFDFRHWIANQYGRGLIYKVLTRTVSILLAPLIGLEKLILGYSSQWSWAMPAFMHGLVLARQGKIDLIYSTGGAWSAHLAGYWLKKVTGLPWIVEVHDPLVIRKSPEDQGFDKPSNRDAQFRQRLEKKICQSSDLVWWFTEGAVHYAKVRNPNLNTLGNAHGFMLLPGAEPPGGLGAVKPHIYTEHLNLCHFGSLANDRSLSTILKALSALLKKHPEARDFIRIHAYGAPLDPLTSAFIKDFGFEDVLLAHGRLERDPVSGKSGRERVIERMQSADVLILLHGNDEWCAEYIPSKLYDYLWTGRPIWGITHRNPQLDQMLLDRGAYLSPQSKPQDVELALERIWIDWKERKLIEPKWDPLGVDQSAYRILSEMQENIRKNP, from the coding sequence GTGGCTACCGAAATTCCTGTGCTTACCGCAAGAAAAAGTTGGTTAATTCTGTCGCATGGCTTCAATATGGATGGCCGCGCTTCTAGCTTAACTATTACTGACAAAATTCCTTATTTTTTAGAAGCTGGTGTGAAGCCAGTGGTTTTTAGCGCAATTACTGGCATCAAGGATCAGCGTTTTCCACATCGCCAATTTCTGGCTTGGGGTCCAGCTGCATTTCGATTTGATTTTCGGCATTGGATTGCTAATCAATATGGTCGTGGTTTGATCTACAAAGTATTGACCAGAACGGTTTCAATCTTATTGGCCCCATTGATTGGTTTAGAGAAGCTTATTTTGGGCTACTCCAGCCAGTGGTCTTGGGCAATGCCAGCTTTCATGCATGGTTTGGTATTGGCGCGCCAGGGAAAGATTGATCTTATTTACTCTACTGGAGGTGCATGGTCAGCACACTTGGCTGGATATTGGTTGAAGAAAGTAACGGGCTTGCCTTGGATTGTTGAAGTGCATGATCCATTGGTGATTCGTAAAAGTCCGGAAGATCAGGGGTTTGATAAACCGAGCAATAGAGATGCGCAATTTCGCCAAAGGCTAGAGAAAAAGATTTGCCAGTCTTCTGATCTGGTGTGGTGGTTTACGGAAGGCGCCGTACATTATGCAAAAGTGCGTAACCCCAATTTAAATACTCTTGGCAATGCCCATGGATTTATGTTGCTGCCGGGTGCAGAACCTCCTGGCGGGTTAGGTGCCGTCAAGCCTCATATTTATACAGAGCATTTAAATCTTTGTCACTTCGGCTCATTGGCGAATGATCGCTCCTTATCTACTATTCTGAAGGCGCTAAGTGCCTTGCTGAAAAAGCATCCAGAAGCGAGAGATTTCATTCGCATTCATGCTTATGGCGCCCCATTAGATCCTTTGACTTCTGCATTTATTAAAGACTTCGGGTTTGAGGATGTTTTATTGGCACATGGTCGCTTAGAGCGAGATCCTGTGAGCGGTAAGTCGGGTCGTGAAAGAGTGATTGAGCGTATGCAGTCGGCTGACGTATTAATCCTATTGCACGGAAACGATGAATGGTGTGCTGAATACATACCATCAAAGTTGTATGACTATCTCTGGACGGGTAGACCCATTTGGGGGATTACGCATCGCAATCCACAGTTGGATCAAATGTTGCTAGATAGGGGTGCTTATTTAAGTCCTCAGAGCAAGCCCCAAGATGTTGAGTTGGCTTTAGAGAGAATTTGGATTGATTGGAAAGAGCGAAAATTGATTGAGCCCAAATGGGATCCGCTCGGAGTAGATCAATCTGCGTATAGAATACTTTCTGAAATGCAAGAAAATATTCGGAAAAATCCTTGA
- a CDS encoding symmetrical bis(5'-nucleosyl)-tetraphosphatase, giving the protein MSKIYAVGDVQGCAPSLNALVKKLPKESKMIFLGDLVNRGPDSLGALRKLKSLQESGRAECILGNHDLHLLAIDAGIRKTRGLDTVEPILNAPDRAELINWLRKRPMALSNGNCLTVHGGVLPQWDLQQTIECAQEVEKVLRKKSYKEFLANMYGNAPNQWSNSLKGYDRLRVITNALTRMRFCTPSGKMEFESKEGLEDGPKGFIPWFKVPKRKTQDTVIYFGHWSTLGLMRQHNVVGLDTGCVWGGKLTAMEISDSNKDMKSSEIIQVDGYDHPLRM; this is encoded by the coding sequence ATGAGCAAGATCTATGCTGTAGGTGATGTACAGGGATGCGCACCTTCCCTGAATGCCCTCGTTAAAAAACTACCAAAAGAATCCAAGATGATTTTTTTGGGGGATCTAGTCAATCGGGGCCCAGACTCCTTGGGCGCCCTACGAAAACTCAAATCCCTTCAAGAATCTGGACGCGCCGAATGCATTCTAGGAAATCACGATTTACATCTACTTGCAATTGATGCAGGCATTCGTAAGACGCGAGGGCTAGATACTGTTGAACCCATACTTAACGCACCCGATAGAGCAGAGTTAATCAACTGGCTACGTAAGCGACCAATGGCATTAAGCAACGGCAATTGCTTAACAGTGCACGGCGGTGTGCTACCTCAGTGGGATTTACAGCAAACCATTGAATGCGCCCAAGAGGTGGAAAAAGTATTGCGTAAAAAATCATATAAAGAATTTCTAGCCAATATGTACGGCAATGCTCCCAACCAATGGAGTAATTCTTTAAAAGGCTATGATCGCCTTCGAGTAATTACCAATGCTTTAACCAGAATGCGCTTTTGCACACCTAGCGGCAAGATGGAATTTGAAAGCAAAGAAGGTTTAGAAGATGGTCCAAAGGGTTTTATTCCCTGGTTTAAGGTACCAAAGCGAAAAACTCAGGACACTGTTATTTACTTTGGTCACTGGTCAACTCTAGGATTGATGCGCCAACATAATGTTGTTGGTCTAGATACCGGTTGCGTATGGGGCGGAAAACTTACTGCCATGGAGATCTCAGATTCAAACAAGGATATGAAATCCTCTGAAATCATCCAAGTCGATGGTTATGACCACCCACTAAGGATGTAA
- a CDS encoding cryptochrome/photolyase family protein has translation MEKALVWLRRDLRLYDNAALSHALRESKQVWLAFVFDTDILQPLLKGELDSKGLKHDRRVDFIWQGLKQIDDQLRQSGGGLIVRFGKPTECIPQIAKELGVQTVFTNHDYEPSANDRDETVKTLLSKLGIEFETFKDQVIFEKKEILTNSNTVFSVFTPYKNNWLKTLQEKDLAAHDCNPKQGQYAPIPKKLDLPFLSLESMGFCPTGIESYLPPGSEGGQLFLDDFLSRIDQYQVGRDFPAIKGVSYLSTHLRFGMLSIRGLVREAHRRMLTGSMGATIWLSELIWRDFYFMILANHPRLATGVSFKPDYDNIIWESGAHAKKLFQAWCEGKTGYPLVDAAMHQLNQTGYMHNRLRMVVASFLTKDLGIDWRWGEAYFAEHLNDFELSSNNGGWQWASSSGCDAQPYFRIFNPITQSEKFDSEGKFIRRYLPQLEKLSKKTIHAPWQAGHIELEAAGIVLGRDYPHPIVDHDEARKKTLVRYSVVKKVT, from the coding sequence ATGGAAAAAGCACTTGTTTGGCTTCGTCGAGACCTTCGCCTGTATGACAATGCAGCCCTTTCTCATGCCCTAAGAGAAAGTAAGCAGGTCTGGTTAGCTTTTGTTTTCGATACCGATATTCTTCAACCCCTTCTGAAGGGTGAACTGGATTCCAAGGGCCTTAAACATGATCGGCGCGTAGATTTCATCTGGCAAGGCTTAAAGCAAATAGATGACCAGCTTCGCCAATCCGGAGGGGGGCTCATCGTGCGCTTTGGAAAGCCTACTGAATGCATTCCCCAAATTGCCAAAGAGCTAGGTGTACAAACTGTTTTCACAAATCATGATTACGAGCCCTCTGCGAATGATCGAGATGAAACTGTAAAAACATTATTGTCAAAATTAGGTATTGAATTTGAGACTTTCAAAGATCAAGTAATTTTTGAGAAGAAAGAAATTCTCACAAATTCCAATACTGTCTTTTCAGTCTTTACGCCTTACAAAAATAATTGGCTGAAAACACTTCAAGAAAAAGATCTAGCTGCTCACGATTGCAATCCAAAGCAAGGGCAATATGCACCCATTCCAAAAAAACTGGATCTGCCATTCCTCTCCCTTGAGTCCATGGGATTCTGCCCTACCGGTATTGAATCCTATCTCCCGCCTGGCTCGGAAGGTGGTCAGCTATTTTTAGACGACTTTCTCTCGCGTATTGATCAGTACCAAGTTGGTAGAGATTTTCCTGCGATTAAGGGTGTCAGTTATTTATCAACACACTTGCGCTTTGGAATGCTCTCAATTCGAGGCCTGGTACGTGAAGCGCATCGCAGAATGCTAACTGGCAGCATGGGAGCCACCATATGGCTTAGTGAGCTGATTTGGCGTGATTTTTATTTCATGATTCTGGCAAATCATCCTCGCTTAGCAACTGGGGTTTCATTTAAACCAGACTATGACAATATCATTTGGGAAAGTGGCGCTCACGCCAAGAAATTATTTCAGGCTTGGTGTGAAGGTAAAACAGGCTATCCATTAGTTGATGCAGCAATGCATCAACTAAACCAAACTGGTTATATGCACAATCGCTTACGTATGGTTGTAGCTAGCTTTTTGACAAAAGATTTGGGAATTGATTGGCGCTGGGGAGAGGCTTATTTCGCAGAACATCTGAATGATTTTGAGCTCTCCTCAAACAACGGTGGCTGGCAATGGGCTTCCTCTTCCGGCTGCGATGCCCAACCCTATTTCCGCATCTTTAACCCCATCACCCAATCAGAGAAATTTGACTCTGAAGGCAAGTTCATCCGACGGTACCTGCCGCAGCTCGAGAAACTCTCTAAAAAAACTATCCATGCCCCCTGGCAAGCTGGCCATATTGAGCTTGAAGCCGCAGGCATCGTGTTAGGTAGAGACTACCCACACCCTATCGTAGATCATGACGAGGCACGAAAAAAAACCTTGGTGCGCTATAGCGTAGTCAAAAAAGTTACCTAG